From the genome of Spodoptera frugiperda isolate SF20-4 chromosome 23, AGI-APGP_CSIRO_Sfru_2.0, whole genome shotgun sequence, one region includes:
- the LOC118266944 gene encoding prisilkin-39-like: MAKYIVALALLGCAMAEPPVGYSYSAPSSSISLGSLSSGGHYHSVPVGHSESEGYYVDPHLLHKIKNILLSEEIKNQQYSGGSGHGHGHGISSHYGAPAPVYGVPSQKVVGIELDHVQQAIQVAQYHQAEEVYAGGHGGYYSGGQGGYSSGGHGGYSSGGHGGFSSGGGSSHYTTIGIPSGSYGVPSESYGHPH, translated from the exons ATGGCCAAATACATC gTCGCCCTTGCCCTGCTGGGTTGCGCTATGGCTGAGCCTCCAGTAGGCTACAGCTACTCCGCTCCCTCATCCTCCATCTCCCTGGGCTCCCTCAGCAGCGGCGGCCATTACCACTCCGTGCCCGTCGGCCACTCCGAAAGCGAGGGTTACTACGTAGACCCTCATCTCCTCCACAAAATCAAGAACATCCTCTTGTCTGAGGAGATCAAGAACCAGCAGTACTCTGGCGGCAGCGGACACGGACATGGACACGGCATCTCTTCCCACTACGGCGCCCCCGCCCCCGTATACGGTGTCCCCAGCCAGAAGGTTGTTGGCATTGAACTCGACCACGTCCAGCAAGCTATCCAGGTCGCCCAGTACCACCAGGCTGAGGAAGTTTACGCCGGCGGACACGGCGGCTACTACTCCGGTGGTCAGGGTGGATACTCCTCCGGTGGTCACGGTGGATACTCTTCCGGTGGTCATGGTGGATTCTCCTCCGGCGGTGGCTCCTCTCACTACACCACCATCGGAATCCCCTCTGGATCTTACGGAGTTCCCTCCGAGTCATACGGTCATCCCCACTAA